Genomic window (Prosthecochloris aestuarii DSM 271):
GTAGTCATTGTCGGCTGATGATGTCCAGCTCGAGGGCGACGATGATGGCAGGAGCGGGTTGAATTTTTCAATGGAGCGTCCCTTGGTTTCCCTGATGTAGGGGTTGTGCCATCCCTCTTCATAGGCGACGGAGTCTATCAGAGTTCCCTCGCTGTTTTTCAGCGTGACGCAGTCGCGGTCATTGTTGAAGGAAAAAACCTTTCCCTCTACAAGGAAAATGCTGACATCCGGACGTCGTTCGAGGTAGTCGTAAAATCCGACCAGCCGCGAAGCCGCGACTGATGGACTGTTGTCTGGTGTTACGATGGCGTACTCTCCGGGTTTGAGGATATTGGCGGGCGAAGGCGCATCGGCAAAATGGTAGCTGTACCTTTTTCCTGAAGCCGAAGGGCAGTCCTCGATTGTCCAGCCGGTCAGGTCTGCTGATGCGTTGCCTGGATTGTAAATTTCGACGTAATCCGGCTGATCTGCAAGGTTGTCAGTCGATGATTGTCGCGGGTCGAAGTGTATTTCGTTGATGACAGGACCCTCGGGTGCGGAAAGGAGCAGCGACGGGCCTGAGGGTGAAATGGCGTCATCGGGGTAGTCCTTGCAGCCAATGACAAAAAACAGCAAGAGCGCGCTCTGCAGAAGATGGTGGGGGTGCATCGTTCTGAACGTTTAGTGTTATGGGAGTATGACAGGGAGAAAACGGGGTAGACAGGAGCGCAAAGCGAAACAGTCCGGCAGTTCAACTCCGGACTGTTTTCCTTTTATCAGCCCTTGTCTGAAGGTGATTCCTTTTCTTTTTTCTCAGGGGGATCACTCATCGCTTTATTGAACTCATCTTCGATCTCTGTTTGAGCTTTTTTAAACTCTTTCATGCCTTTGCCGAGTCCTTTTGCAAGTTCGGGCAGTTTTTTGGCACCGAACAAAAGCAGAATGATAAGCAGGATAAGCAGGAGTTCCTGACCGCCTAAACCAAACATCGCTGGTCCTCCGGGAATATTAAATCTCTTGAAGATACTTCTGTCTATAACGACTATTTATATAATCATTACCAAGCCATTAAACAAACGCTTTTGTCTCTTTGTCTGCTATATCGCTATGTAGTTATATTGGGAAGCCGGGCAACAACGGTTTCTCCTGCGCGAGTTTTTTTTCCTTCTTCAAGCGCAATTTCTGCCTGAGAGGGGAGGATGATGTCGAGTCGGGAGCCGAATTTGATCATGCCGAACTTTTCACCTGCCCTGACGTTCTGGTCGTTGGTCAGATGACAGACGATCCTTCGGGCAAGAAACCCAGATACCTGGGAGAAGAATACTTTGGATTGAGTGTTTTCAATGCCGATATCCATGCGTTCGTTATCGCTCATGCTGTTGTGATCAAATGCCATGAGGAATTTGCCTGGATGATACTCCAGATGGGTTACCCTTCCGTTGATGGGGATTCTGTTGACATGGACATTGAACGGGGACATGAAGATGCTGACCAGGGTGGAATTTTTTCCGGTAAACGGGTGGTCCGTTTTTCTGATAAGGAGCACTTTTCCGTCTGCAGGAGCCACTATTGCCGATGCGTTGCCGACAGGAGTTCTTGACGGGTCTCTGAAGAAATAGAGGCTGAAGAGCACCATCAGGAGCGAAAGGGTCATGACGGGGATCTGGACGAGTGTTGGCAGCAGGAGCGCGCAGAAAAAGGCTGCCAGGCAGAGAAGAAGTGTTTTTGTCAGGGTTGTCCGGCCGTATCGTGCAAACATGAACAGTGACACTCGCGTTTATTTATTGAATACTGCATTAAGGAAACGAAAAATACATTTTATTGAGAATATCGCAACGCTGTCACCTTGGATCTTCGTACCCTGATTATCTTCCTGACAGTGCAGGCTTTTTTGTTCATCTTTTTCGATACGCATGCAGCCATGTCGAATGATCTTACTCCAATAGAAAAAGCGTTTGTTGAGCAATTGACGACACGCAAACTTGTTGAAAAAGGTTCAAGCGTTCTGGCCGCTGTTTCCGGGGGACCGGATTCAATGGCGCTCATGCATCTGCTTCAGTCGGCCAGGCCGGTGCTGCATTTTTCTCTGGAGATTGCTCATTGTCATTTCGGCCTTCGCGATAGAGAGAGCGATCTTGACGAGTCCCTGGTGGCGGAAGAGGCCGCACGTCTGGGTTTGCGTTGTCACATCAGGCACTTTGATACCCGACGAGATGCCGGAAGCTGGAAGAAATCGATTGAGGAAACAGCAAGAATCGAACGGTATGGCTTTTTTTCGGAGCTGCAGCGCACCTGTGGTTTCGATAGAGTCGCTACCGGTCATCATGTCAATGATAATGCAGAAACGATTCTTTTCAATCTTTTCCGCGGGACATCGGTTCCCGGTCTGAAGGGTATCCGGGCTCATCACGGTACCTTGATCCGGCCTATGCTGCTGATGCGTCGGGAGGATGTCATGAGCTACATTGATGCAAAAAATATTGCCTACAGGACAGATGCCAGCAACTTCGGGATCGAACCGGACCGTAATTTTATCCGTCACAGGGTGATTCCTGTTATTGAAGAGCGTTTTCAGCACAAGCTGCTGCCTTCTCTTCGACGTATCTCGGAGCAGGCCGGGGAACTTGAGGAGTTTCTTGAACTGCACTTTG
Coding sequences:
- a CDS encoding phosphatidylserine decarboxylase; translation: MFARYGRTTLTKTLLLCLAAFFCALLLPTLVQIPVMTLSLLMVLFSLYFFRDPSRTPVGNASAIVAPADGKVLLIRKTDHPFTGKNSTLVSIFMSPFNVHVNRIPINGRVTHLEYHPGKFLMAFDHNSMSDNERMDIGIENTQSKVFFSQVSGFLARRIVCHLTNDQNVRAGEKFGMIKFGSRLDIILPSQAEIALEEGKKTRAGETVVARLPNITT
- the tilS gene encoding tRNA lysidine(34) synthetase TilS codes for the protein MDLRTLIIFLTVQAFLFIFFDTHAAMSNDLTPIEKAFVEQLTTRKLVEKGSSVLAAVSGGPDSMALMHLLQSARPVLHFSLEIAHCHFGLRDRESDLDESLVAEEAARLGLRCHIRHFDTRRDAGSWKKSIEETARIERYGFFSELQRTCGFDRVATGHHVNDNAETILFNLFRGTSVPGLKGIRAHHGTLIRPMLLMRREDVMSYIDAKNIAYRTDASNFGIEPDRNFIRHRVIPVIEERFQHKLLPSLRRISEQAGELEEFLELHFEKLQQENDGLRLCDDCLRVSDLARLTTFERKELFKRALQELCIEPSSKVIDSLCALLGTQPGRRIRISGGVEAVWKGKLICFHPPAKSDAEKG
- a CDS encoding lamin tail domain-containing protein, yielding MHPHHLLQSALLLFFVIGCKDYPDDAISPSGPSLLLSAPEGPVINEIHFDPRQSSTDNLADQPDYVEIYNPGNASADLTGWTIEDCPSASGKRYSYHFADAPSPANILKPGEYAIVTPDNSPSVAASRLVGFYDYLERRPDVSIFLVEGKVFSFNNDRDCVTLKNSEGTLIDSVAYEEGWHNPYIRETKGRSIEKFNPLLPSSSPSSWTSSADNDYGGTPGIRNSVYLTQHDLQRIPVIKAIPEQFSTRQESMAFEIDLPYGAYQMSLVIYDSNLAEVKRLANGLPAGPSTILEWDGRNDNGETLASGIYIARLNVNGTTLSTTLETTITLISEG
- a CDS encoding Sec-independent protein translocase subunit TatA/TatB; the protein is MFGLGGQELLLILLIILLLFGAKKLPELAKGLGKGMKEFKKAQTEIEDEFNKAMSDPPEKKEKESPSDKG